One Cucumis sativus cultivar 9930 chromosome 1, Cucumber_9930_V3, whole genome shotgun sequence DNA segment encodes these proteins:
- the LOC105434593 gene encoding WUSCHEL-related homeobox 1, with product MWTLGYDDNGGEFCFSEATAFHGARKLRPLVPRPLLSLRANGRRPNFSSQYYHIGNVLDEERKRDQYLLNNEKSSSSSSTTSSTPIVVSSSRWNPTVEQLRILEELYRRGTRTPSADQIQHITAQLRRFGKIEGKNVFYWFQNHKARERQKRRRQTAADQTKYSEREKEEYEIEETKTKCRWPGTPTPPSTATLLSQECTETQRRRTKLVELEEEEEEETRRESVERDETWNCQLINPTRKTQHLNSVVESHNEDRGHNVVIDDINDGDKDSKAMTLQLFPLRSTKFYKYDGEREGRRDGRSRSEIMSNSDVTKSFTLSPSCSFQFFEFLPLKN from the exons atgTGGACGTTAGGTTATGATGACAATGGTGGAGAGTTTTGCTTCTCAGAGGCCACTGCCTTTCATGGCGCTCGTAAGCTTCGACCTCTCGTTCCTCGCCCATTGCTATCCCTTCGTGCCAATGGTCGTCGTCCCAACTTCTCTTCTCAATATTACCACATTG GTAATGTTTTGGATGAGGAAAGGAAGAGAGATCAGTACTTGTTGAATAATGAAAAGagttcatcatcatcatcaacaacATCAAGTACTCCAATAGTAGTGAGCTCATCGAGATGGAATCCAACGGTGGAGCAGTTGAGAATTTTGGAGGAGCTTTACCGGCGGGGGACAAGAACGCCCTCCGCCGATCAAATCCAACACATAACCGCCCAGCTCCGCCGCTTTGGCAAGATAGAAGGCAAGAATGTGTTTTATTGGTTTCAAAATCACAAGGCTAGAGAACGCCAAAAACGACGCCGTCAAACTGCCGCCGATCAAACCAAATATTCCG agagagaaaaagaagagtacgAAATTGAAGAGACAAAGACGAAGTGCAGGTGGCCGGGAACCCCAACACCACCATCTACTGCTACTCTACTTTCACag GAATGTACAGAAACACAGAGACGACGAACAAAATTAGTtgaattggaagaagaagaagaagaagaaacaagaagagaGTCAGTGGAAAGAGACGAGACATGGAATTGTCAACTCATAAACCCTACAAGGAAGACCCAACATCTAAACAGTGTTGTCGAATCCCACAACGAAGACCGAGGACACAACGTCGTCATTGACGACATCAACGACGGGGACAAGGATTCCAAAGCGATGACACTTCAGTTGTTTCCTCTACGAAGTACCAAGTTCTACAAATACGATGGCGAGAGAGAGGGACGACGAGATGGTCGATCTCGATCGGAGATCATGTCTAATTCGGACGTGACCAAAAGCTTCACCTTATCTCCAAGTTGTAGTTTCCAGTTCTTTGAGTTTCTTCCACTCAAAAActga
- the LOC101220498 gene encoding phosphomethylethanolamine N-methyltransferase isoform X1 codes for MASFVKSTADLEERERQKKYWIEHSSDLTMESMMVDSDSHELDSEETAEVISLLPPYEGKTVVELGAGIGRFTSELAQRAAQVIAVDFVEDVIRKNESINGHHKNVKFQCADVTFSELDIHEDSVDFIFSNLLLMYLSDEEVKLLAERMIKWLKVGGYIFFRESCFQHYENSDKKNDVSYHREPRFYSKVFKELCFVKDDSENVFELSLLGCKPTGVFGNKKSQNQICWIWQKVRSDNDRGFQLFLDTVQYKSSGILKYERVFGHGFISPGGLETTKEFVAKLDLKPRQRVLDVGCGIGGADFYMAENFSVEVVGIDLSVNMISLALERAIGLACSVEFEVADCTKKTYPDHTFDVIYSRDTILHIQDKPSLFRSFYKWLKPGGKLFITDYCRNAGTSSPEFAEYIKQRGYDLHDVKAYGQMIEDAGFGEVVSEDRTNQFIQVLQQELEAVEEQKDRFILDFSEEGYNDIVCGWKAKLNRSLSGEQRWGLFFAKKIN; via the exons ATGGCGTCCTTCGTTAAATCTACTGCTGATT TGGAAGAACGGGAGAGACAGAAGAAGTATTGGATTGAGCATTCTTCAGATTTGACTATGGAGTCGATGATGGTCGATTCCGATTCGCATGAACTTGACTCGGAAGAAACAGCTGAA GTGATTTCGCTTCTTCCGCCGTACGAGGGGAAGACGGTGGTGGAGCTTGGGGCTGGCATTGGCCGTTTCACGTCGGAGTTAGCTCAAAGGGCGGCGCAGGTTATAGCTGTTGACTTCGTTGAAGATGTAATTAGGAAG aatGAAAGCATCAATGGGCATCACAAGAATGTGAAGTTTCAATGTGCTGATGTGACCTTCTCGGAACTTGATATTCATGAGGACTCCGTAGATTTCATCTTCTCAAATTTGCTGCTCATGTATTTGTCTGATGAAGAG GTAAAATTGCTTGCAGAAAGGATGATCAAATGGTTGAAGGTTGGAGGTTATATTTTCTTCAGAGAGTCTTGTTTCCAACATTACGAAAATTCTGATAAAAAAAACGATGTGTCTTACCATAGAGAACCAAGATTCTATTCGAAG GTTTTCAAAGAGCTGTGTTTTGTTAAAGATGATTctgaaaatgtttttgaaCTTTCTCTTCTTGGCTGCAAACCCACTGGAGTTTTTGGGAACAAGAAAAGTCAAAATCAG ATTTGCTGGATATGGCAAAAAGTTCGTTCTGACAATGACAGAGGGTTCCAACTATTCTTAGACACAGTTCAATACAAGAGTAGCGGAATACTGAAATACGAGCGTGTCTTTGGACATGGATTTATCAGCCCTGGGGGTTTAG AGACAACAAAAGAATTTGTAGCCAAGTTGGACCTCAAGCCTCGCCAGAGGGTTCTTGATGTTGGTTGTGGCATTGGAGGAGCAGACTTTTATATGGCAGAAAACTTTAGCGTTGAGGTTGTAGGCATCGATCTCTCCGTCAATATGATCAGTCTTGCTCTCGAGCGTGCCATCGGACTCGCATGTTCtgttgaatttgaagttgCTGATTGTACTAAGAAAACATATCCGGATCATACTTTTGATGTCATATACAGCCGTGATACCATTTTACACATTCAA GACAAACCCTCTCTGTTTAGATCATTCTACAAGTGGCTGAAGCCAGGAGGCAAACTTTTTATAACGGATTATTGCAGAAACGCTGGAACTTCTTCGCCCGAATTTGCCGAGTACATCAAGCAAAGAGGGTACGATCTACATGATGTAAAAGCCTACGGTCAG aTGATCGAGGATGCTGGTTTCGGTGAAGTCGTTTCTGAGGACCGTACGAACCAG TTTATCCAAGTTTTGCAGCAGGAACTCGAAGCCGTTGAAGAGCAAAAAGACAGATTTATCCTTGATTTTTCTGAA GAAGGTTATAACGACATCGTTTGCGGATGGAAGGCAAAGCTGAACCGAAGTTTATCTGGTGAGCAGAGATGGGGTCTATTCTTTGCCAAGAAAATAAACTGA
- the LOC101220498 gene encoding phosphomethylethanolamine N-methyltransferase isoform X2 — MEERERQKKYWIEHSSDLTMESMMVDSDSHELDSEETAEVISLLPPYEGKTVVELGAGIGRFTSELAQRAAQVIAVDFVEDVIRKNESINGHHKNVKFQCADVTFSELDIHEDSVDFIFSNLLLMYLSDEEVKLLAERMIKWLKVGGYIFFRESCFQHYENSDKKNDVSYHREPRFYSKVFKELCFVKDDSENVFELSLLGCKPTGVFGNKKSQNQICWIWQKVRSDNDRGFQLFLDTVQYKSSGILKYERVFGHGFISPGGLETTKEFVAKLDLKPRQRVLDVGCGIGGADFYMAENFSVEVVGIDLSVNMISLALERAIGLACSVEFEVADCTKKTYPDHTFDVIYSRDTILHIQDKPSLFRSFYKWLKPGGKLFITDYCRNAGTSSPEFAEYIKQRGYDLHDVKAYGQMIEDAGFGEVVSEDRTNQFIQVLQQELEAVEEQKDRFILDFSEEGYNDIVCGWKAKLNRSLSGEQRWGLFFAKKIN, encoded by the exons A TGGAAGAACGGGAGAGACAGAAGAAGTATTGGATTGAGCATTCTTCAGATTTGACTATGGAGTCGATGATGGTCGATTCCGATTCGCATGAACTTGACTCGGAAGAAACAGCTGAA GTGATTTCGCTTCTTCCGCCGTACGAGGGGAAGACGGTGGTGGAGCTTGGGGCTGGCATTGGCCGTTTCACGTCGGAGTTAGCTCAAAGGGCGGCGCAGGTTATAGCTGTTGACTTCGTTGAAGATGTAATTAGGAAG aatGAAAGCATCAATGGGCATCACAAGAATGTGAAGTTTCAATGTGCTGATGTGACCTTCTCGGAACTTGATATTCATGAGGACTCCGTAGATTTCATCTTCTCAAATTTGCTGCTCATGTATTTGTCTGATGAAGAG GTAAAATTGCTTGCAGAAAGGATGATCAAATGGTTGAAGGTTGGAGGTTATATTTTCTTCAGAGAGTCTTGTTTCCAACATTACGAAAATTCTGATAAAAAAAACGATGTGTCTTACCATAGAGAACCAAGATTCTATTCGAAG GTTTTCAAAGAGCTGTGTTTTGTTAAAGATGATTctgaaaatgtttttgaaCTTTCTCTTCTTGGCTGCAAACCCACTGGAGTTTTTGGGAACAAGAAAAGTCAAAATCAG ATTTGCTGGATATGGCAAAAAGTTCGTTCTGACAATGACAGAGGGTTCCAACTATTCTTAGACACAGTTCAATACAAGAGTAGCGGAATACTGAAATACGAGCGTGTCTTTGGACATGGATTTATCAGCCCTGGGGGTTTAG AGACAACAAAAGAATTTGTAGCCAAGTTGGACCTCAAGCCTCGCCAGAGGGTTCTTGATGTTGGTTGTGGCATTGGAGGAGCAGACTTTTATATGGCAGAAAACTTTAGCGTTGAGGTTGTAGGCATCGATCTCTCCGTCAATATGATCAGTCTTGCTCTCGAGCGTGCCATCGGACTCGCATGTTCtgttgaatttgaagttgCTGATTGTACTAAGAAAACATATCCGGATCATACTTTTGATGTCATATACAGCCGTGATACCATTTTACACATTCAA GACAAACCCTCTCTGTTTAGATCATTCTACAAGTGGCTGAAGCCAGGAGGCAAACTTTTTATAACGGATTATTGCAGAAACGCTGGAACTTCTTCGCCCGAATTTGCCGAGTACATCAAGCAAAGAGGGTACGATCTACATGATGTAAAAGCCTACGGTCAG aTGATCGAGGATGCTGGTTTCGGTGAAGTCGTTTCTGAGGACCGTACGAACCAG TTTATCCAAGTTTTGCAGCAGGAACTCGAAGCCGTTGAAGAGCAAAAAGACAGATTTATCCTTGATTTTTCTGAA GAAGGTTATAACGACATCGTTTGCGGATGGAAGGCAAAGCTGAACCGAAGTTTATCTGGTGAGCAGAGATGGGGTCTATTCTTTGCCAAGAAAATAAACTGA
- the LOC101220267 gene encoding phosphoethanolamine N-methyltransferase, protein MATPTPAPALNDEERLIQKKYWIEHSARLTVEAMLLDSNASDLDKEERPEVLSLLPPYEGKSVLELGAGIGRFTGDLAVKAGQVLALDFIESVIKKNESINRHHKNVKFMCADVTSPELKISENSVDLIFSNWLLMYLSDIEVKNLAERMVKWLKVGGHIFFRESCFHQSGDCKRKYNPTHYREPRFYTKVFKECHMQDESGDSYELSLVGYKCIGAYARNKKNQNQICWIWQKKKCSNDDRGFQRFLDTVQYKCSGILRYERVFGSGFVSTGGLETTKEFVAKLDLKAGQRVLDVGCGIGGGDFYMAENFDVEVVGIDLSINMISLALERAIGLKCAVEFEVADCTKKVYLDNTFDVIYSRDTILHIQDKPALFRSFYKWVKPGGKILISDYCKSGGVPSSEFAEYIEQRGYDLHDIKSYAKMLEEAGFNNVVAEDRTDQFMSVLQRELDIVEKEKEAFILDFSEEDYNDIVGGWKAKLKRSWCGEQKWGLFIAHKTTK, encoded by the exons ATGGCTACTCCCACTCCGGCTCCGGCTCTTAACG ACGAAGAGCGATTGATTCAAAAGAAATACTGGATTGAACATTCAGCCAGATTAACGGTAGAGGCTATGCTGCTGGATTCGAACGCCTCTGATCTCGACAAAGAAGAACGACCTGAa GTGCTTTCTCTGCTTCCGCCTTACGAAGGAAAATCGGTACTGGAACTTGGAGCCGGCATTGGTCGTTTCACCGGTGATTTAGCGGTGAAGGCTGGGCAGGTTCTGGCATTGGACTTCATCGAGAGTGTGATCAAGAAG AATGAAAGTATTAATCGGCACCACAAAAACGTAAAGTTCATGTGTGCGGATGTAACTTCTCCGGAGCTTAAAATTTCGGAAAATTCGGTGGATTTGATCTTCTCGAATTGGCTGCTCATGTATTTATCTGATATCGAG GTGAAGAATCTGGCAGAAAGAATGGTGAAATGGCTAAAAGTTGGGGGCCATATTTTCTTTAGAGAATCTTGTTTCCATCAATCTGGGGATTGTAAACGAAAATACAACCCCACCCACTACCGAGAGCCACGTTTCTACACTAAG GTGTTCAAGGAGTGTCATATGCAAGATGAAAGTGGAGATAGCTATGAGCTATCTCTTGTTGGATACAAATGTATTGGAGCTTATGCAAGGAACAAGAAGAATCAGAATCAG ATCTGTTGGATATGGCAGAAGAAGAAATGTTCAAACGACGATAGAGGATTCCAACGCTTCTTGGATACTGTTCAATACAAATGCAGTGGCATTCTTCGATATGAACGTGTCTTTGGATCAGGCTTTGTCAGCACTGGCGGACTCG agACAACAAAGGAATTTGTAGCAAAACTAGATCTAAAAGCAGGACAAAGGGTTTTGGATGTGGGTTGTGGAATTGGAGGAGGAGATTTTTACATGGCGGAGAATTTCGATGTCGAAGTTGTCGGAATAGACCTATCCATCAATATGATCTCTTTAGCTTTAGAACGAGCTATTGGACTCAAATGTGCAGTTGAATTCGAAGTGGCTGATTGCACAAAGAAAGTGTATCTAGATAACACATTTGATGTCATTTACAGCCGTGACACTATTTTACATATTCAA gACAAACCTGCTTTGTTTAGATCATTTTATAAATGGGTAAAACCCGGAGGAAAGATTTTAATAAGTGATTATTGCAAAAGTGGTGGAGTTCCTTCCTCTGAATTTGCTGAGTATATTGAACAAAGAGGGTATGATTTGCATGACATCAAATCCTACGCCAAG ATGCTCGAGGAAGCTGGTTTCAACAATGTGGTAGCCGAGGATCGAACTGATCag TTCATGAGTGTTCTTCAAAGGGAACTTGACAttgttgaaaaggaaaaggaagcaTTCATCCTTGACTTTTCTGAG GAAGATTACAATGATATCGTTGGAGGTTGGAAGGCAAAGTTGAAAAGAAGTTGGTGTGGAGAGCAGAAATGGGGATTGTTCATTGCCCATAAAACTACTAAATGA